Genomic DNA from Thalassoroseus pseudoceratinae:
CGCGACTTCGTTCAAGAGTTGCACGCGTTCTTCCGCTGACTTTTCGCTGCTGAGGCCGGCGTCGATCACGCCCCGCAGCAGGTTCGACGAAAGTTCACACCATTCATGCCGCTGAAGGAATTCGATCGCACACGCCATTCGCCAATCCTGCAGCGATGTCCCCGCGGGACGACTCATGAGAACACGCCGATGCCATTGCGAATCGTTCGGGGACGCATCCCATTCCCAATCCGGCACTTGCTGACGGAGTTCCGTCGATGCCAGAGACGCAATCGCGTTGAGTTCCCGCATCTCCAGATGACTCAGAGAAATCTGCTTCGGTTCTTCGGTGGGATAGACGAACAAACCAACCGTGGTCGGTCGCTGTGAAATCGAGCGGATCGGGTGATGCATGGCTCGTCCCCAATGAACCCCGTCACGAGATGTTTCGACAGCAATCGATTTGAAACCGGGAACGATTCGCAACCACTGCCCTTCCGCGATGAAAGGGGAAAAGCGTGTGTCGGAATCCAGTTTGATTTCCGTGTCTTTCTGGTACGTATGATGAGGCAAGAGCACGAGTCGCCCGGTCTTTTGATCTTTGAGTACCGCCAAGCGATGAACGACGACGTTCTCGTCAGTCACCAGCGTGATTCCTGTGCCCGGTACGATTTGCCCAAGACGGCAAACGATCTCCCGAAATTCTCGGCCTGGACCAGCGGCAGCAACCGTCTGTAGTTTCTCACTTGCTTCGACGCTAAGACTCACATTCCCGTCCGCATGGGTTTGAACGGTCACACCGGCAGCAATCGTTTCTTGCCATTCAGTGCGTCCCTGACCAAGTTCGTGCAGCGTGTTTCGGCCGTCGGGGGATTGGTCCGAAAGCCATGCCCAATCCGCCGGTCGTGTGAACTCCACTAGGCGTGAACTTCGAGGGGAATTTCGGTCCGGCAGCGGTTCACCTCGGTACATCGCGCATTCCGAGAAATGAGCGTTGCCTTCAAAGTAGACCTCCGTGGGTGGCTGTGGCATGGGAATCGTCACCATCCGAATGTCGCCACGCGACATAATCAACTCGCCAGCCTGCCAACGAAATTCGACTGGCCCGTATTCCGTCCGGTTATGAATCCCGTCATCACAATCGTGGAGCACGAGATCGTTCGGCTGCGGTTTTCCAGCGTCACGGGTAGCGTGATATGCCAGCCAAGTCTTTGGGTTGTATTTGAAGTAGCCGCAGATCGAAACCCCCTCCAACCCATTCCAAAAATGGAAGCGTGGTTGATTGATGTTGTACAATCCAACGCGTAACACAGCGTTCTCCACCCATGGAGCCTGCAACTTCGCAAGACCTTGGATTTCGCACGTACGGATACCGTGAACTTCCCGTTCATCGATTCTCAGTCCATGGCCACGGACCGGCTTCCACCACTGATTGGCTTCGCTTTTGAAATAGGACTCACCCCGGAACCAAGCCGGTGGAATCAAACTTGCAGACGCCACCGATTGCACCTTCGCGGCGGGATTCAATCCATCGTACCAAGGTGCAGACTCGGCGATTTCAATGGTGGCATCCGTGTTCTTTTTCGGCTCGGTATCATGCGGGGAGCCTGCATTGTCGTTGGGCGTTTCGACCGCTTCCGATGCCGCGAGCATGACGTCAATCGGTTGCAGGTCTGAACTGATCTGGCCGTCGTTGGCTGCCAGGTCGCTCTTGGTGGTGCCGTTGTTCTCGCGTTCCGCATCGAGAGGAGTGGTCTCGGTCGGATCGTTCTGGGCAATCTGCGGTGGATCGGTGTTTTTGTCACGCCAAATGAAGAAACCGACCCCCAACACGAGGGTCGCCAAACCCGTCCATAGCAGCCAACGTGACCAAGACTGCCTCGGCTGGGTGACAGCGTTGGCTCGGCGGACGATCTCCGAGGCGGAGACCCGTGTCTCGCCAAGTGCCGTATTCAAATACGATTCAAGATGCAGTTGTTCAATAAGCGTTCGCTGCAGTTCCGGCGAATCATGGAGGCGTGTCCGAAGTTGTTCAATCTCATCGAGCGAAAGCTCCTCCGGAGTTTTCTGCTGCACGAGTTCGATCAGTTCGGCATCGGAAAATCGATTGGCCATCGGGAACGCTTCGATTTCAAACGGTGAAAAACAAATCCGATTCCGGAAAATTGCGGAATCACGACGGAGGAGGATCGGGAATTTCGCTTTGCGTGATCCGGCGATCCAAACAATGCTTGAGCGCCTGCCGAGCACGATACATCAGCAGTTTGATCGCGCCCTCACTACGATGCAGCTTTCGGCCGATTGCGGCCAACCGCAGATTCGATCGGTACCGCAAATTGACAGCTTCACGGGCACTGGGCCCGAGAGATTCGATGCACTGAGGCAGATGTCGAATGACATCTTCATATGGTCCATCTTTCGACTCACCCGCTCCTCGCATCAGGTCATCGAGTTCCAGGCACAACTCGGTCCACGCGACCTCTTTCCGCTTCTTGATTTTGCGGGCGTGTTCCTTGAGCAGATTTCGGGCAATCCCCAAAAGCCAAGGCCGCACGAGGTTCTCGGTATCGAAACGCGCCCGTGCCAAATAGAACCGCAGAAACACCTCTTGAGTTAGGTCTTCCGCGTCCGAAGCCTGAAACAATCTCGCTCGCAGATACCCGTAGATCGCCTGCTGATGAGCCTCAACGATGGCTTCAAAGGCGGCCGTATCGCCTTGAATGGCTCGCTCGATGAGGCTGAGGTCGGTCATACCAGGATGATCCGTCAATGGGCAGGTAGACTAATGCGGGCAATAACAGGCGGCTCGAATTCCCAATTGCGATTCAGTCGAACACTCCGAAGGGGCGGTAAGTCCCCCCGAAGCTTAGTACCTACAATGAATTGCGGTTCGCAATCCGTCAAGGCTGTCGGGGCATGGGCAGCGGCGGTGAAAGAGGCAGTGAAGTCGAGGTTGGTTCTCAAGTCGTGCGAGTTCGGTTGGTTTTTAACCCGGAGGTCAGAGACGCCGTCCTCGTCAATCAGCACTTGGCGACATCAGTCCAAGATCGGCCACGGCACGTCCATGACGGTGATGATGTCAGAATCGTATACCGAAGAGATCAAACAGGCGGTCCCGTTCGAGAACGAGGTTGGCACCAATGAGAATCAGGAAAGAGCGGCGATCGGGGAACATCGTCGCCGACAGGCGATCCCTGCAATAGAAAAAGGGTTTACGCCGAATTGA
This window encodes:
- a CDS encoding RNA polymerase sigma factor — protein: MTDLSLIERAIQGDTAAFEAIVEAHQQAIYGYLRARLFQASDAEDLTQEVFLRFYLARARFDTENLVRPWLLGIARNLLKEHARKIKKRKEVAWTELCLELDDLMRGAGESKDGPYEDVIRHLPQCIESLGPSAREAVNLRYRSNLRLAAIGRKLHRSEGAIKLLMYRARQALKHCLDRRITQSEIPDPPPS